CCGACGGCGGCGCGCCGCACACGATCGACAGGTTGTTCGGGTTCGTGAACGACGGGATCACGCAGTCGGCGTCGAACGCCGAGCCTTCGCGCAGCATTCGCGCGATGAACGGCGCGACGCCCGCGTTCGCGGCTTCTTCGAGGTATGCATGCTCGCAGCCGTCGACGCAGACGGCGACGGTCGGCTCGGCCGGCATCCGGTACACGCGGCCGTTGACTTCGATAGATCGATTCATGATGTTCGCCCTCGGGGCCTTTCGTTCATGTTACGCGCGCGCCGCGCGCCGGCCCGCCGCTCATCGCTCCGGCCGCGGCGCGCGCGCCGCGATCACGACGAGCGCGACGAGCGACGCGCCGAGCAGCAGCAGCGACAGCGCCGACGCGGGCAGGTAGTAGCCGCGCTCGACGTCGCCGATCACGACGATCGGCACGGTCGCGAAGCCGGGCGGATAGACGGTCAGCGTCGCGCCGAGCTCGCCGAGCGATAGCGCGAAGCCGAGCGCGAGGCTCGCGCGGATCGCCGGCACGAGCTGCGGCAGCAGCACGCGGCGCAGCACCATCGCGGGCGGCGCGCCGAGGCTCGCCGCCGCCTCGCGCAGCACGGTCAGCTCCGGGCGCAGCCCGGCGGCCGCGCACCGGTAGCAGAACGGCAGCACGAGCGCGAGCTGCACGAGCACGACGATCGCGGGCGAGCTCGACAGATCGACGGGCTTCGCGTGATACGCGATCAGTACCGCGAGCCCGAGCACGACGCTCGGCACGCCGTTCGGCAGCATCACGAGCGCATCGACGAGCGCGCCGACGCCGCGCCGGCTGCGTCCTTCGAGTGCGAGCGCCAGCGCGATCCCGAGCGCCGTGCCGAGCGCGGCGACGCCGAGCCCGATCTCGAGGCTCGCGGCGA
This genomic stretch from Burkholderia oklahomensis C6786 harbors:
- the phnV gene encoding 2-aminoethylphosphonate ABC transport system, membrane component PhnV, producing the protein MSADLSTRGVAVPRRELRWTDTAARYASRALVVLTAAVCCWLFVLPVVVVALSSVAEHWSGTILPAGYGLRWFERLGRPEFDALAASLEIGLGVAALGTALGIALALALEGRSRRGVGALVDALVMLPNGVPSVVLGLAVLIAYHAKPVDLSSSPAIVVLVQLALVLPFCYRCAAAGLRPELTVLREAAASLGAPPAMVLRRVLLPQLVPAIRASLALGFALSLGELGATLTVYPPGFATVPIVVIGDVERGYYLPASALSLLLLGASLVALVVIAARAPRPER